In Elusimicrobiota bacterium, the following are encoded in one genomic region:
- a CDS encoding trypsin-like peptidase domain-containing protein, giving the protein MVRKALLCVLVLAGPACAQERVSTLFGADGRVEAHQSQDARLREMSRSVAAVFSARQVSMDLHSGWAHLRTSPFVRVQLEDFRIPPLPLSPRERFYGQPSGGRCTAFLVGPDLVATAGHCFLSPGQCRFTKFVFGFAVKKSGSAPSRIPLQDVYSCKTLLEWRGDLDFALARLDRPVVGRRSLMLSRRGEISEGTPLAMIGHPMGLPLKIEPSGVVSENSFSGSCFEAHLDSFPGNSGSPVINLASYEVEGLAVAVPGPHFAAGPAGAAQAVKLPESSLKTVKIVKMSRLLPVIDKAALKDRLKSRAPGKSLLNQPPRDPWEMKNAS; this is encoded by the coding sequence ATGGTGCGCAAAGCCTTGCTCTGCGTTTTGGTCCTGGCGGGCCCGGCTTGCGCCCAGGAGAGGGTCAGCACCCTGTTCGGCGCGGACGGCCGCGTGGAGGCCCATCAAAGCCAAGATGCGCGCCTGCGGGAGATGTCGCGTTCGGTCGCGGCCGTGTTCTCTGCCAGGCAGGTGAGCATGGACCTGCATTCGGGCTGGGCGCACCTCCGGACTAGTCCGTTCGTACGGGTTCAGCTCGAGGATTTTAGAATTCCGCCCTTGCCCCTATCCCCGCGTGAGAGATTCTACGGCCAGCCCTCCGGGGGGCGCTGCACGGCCTTCCTGGTGGGCCCCGACCTCGTGGCCACGGCGGGGCATTGCTTCCTCAGCCCGGGGCAGTGCCGGTTCACGAAATTCGTGTTCGGCTTCGCCGTCAAAAAATCCGGTTCGGCTCCAAGCCGGATTCCGCTCCAGGATGTGTACTCCTGCAAGACTCTCCTGGAGTGGCGTGGTGATCTGGACTTCGCCTTGGCGAGGCTCGATCGGCCCGTTGTGGGAAGAAGGTCCTTGATGTTGAGCCGCAGGGGGGAAATCTCCGAAGGGACTCCCTTGGCCATGATCGGTCATCCCATGGGCCTGCCCCTGAAAATAGAGCCTTCCGGCGTCGTGTCCGAGAATAGCTTTTCTGGAAGTTGTTTCGAGGCGCATCTGGATTCCTTTCCAGGCAATTCCGGCAGCCCCGTGATCAATTTGGCCTCGTACGAGGTCGAGGGACTTGCGGTCGCGGTTCCCGGCCCGCATTTCGCGGCCGGTCCGGCTGGCGCGGCCCAGGCGGTCAAGCTCCCGGAGAGCTCCCTGAAAACCGTCAAGATCGTTAAAATGTCGAGGCTGCTTCCTGTTATAGACAAGGCGGCGCTCAAGGACCGCTTGAAGTCCCGCGCGCCCGGGAAATCGCTTTTGAACCAACCGCCGCGCGACCCCTGGGAGATGAAAAATGCAAGTTAG
- a CDS encoding amino acid permease: protein MFKNLFARKPLAMLYEEMKQDNRLRRVLGPVQLTSLGVGCIIGTGIFVLTGVAAHDKAGPALVLSFMVAGLACVLAALCYAEFASMVPVAGSAYTYAYATLGEIFAWIIGWDLVLEYTVASATVAHGWSHYFQDFIGIFGLKIPHILANAPFDFNPASGHLVATGTWFDFPAIVIAGIITAILVIGIQESATINTAMVITKVIIVFFVIAVGAFYVDPKNWFPFAPFGYTGVSLFGKTLMGQTGAGGEPLGMLAGSAMIFFAYIGFDSVSTHAEEAKNPQRDVPIGIIVSLVLCTVLYIAVAAVLTGMVPYNKINIDAPVSDAFRQVGLPWAQFLISLGAIAGITSVLLVLMLSQPRVFLAMARDGLVPESIFGAVHPRFKTPWKSTILTGIVVALLGAFVPLRILAELVNIGTLLAFVIVCAAVLIMRKSQPDAPRPFRCPMVPLLPVMGILLCLLLMFSLPAENWIRLVVWLLLGFGIYFAYGRHHSVLAKERSCGSSENTGQAPVCETQA, encoded by the coding sequence ATGTTTAAGAATTTATTCGCGAGAAAGCCCCTCGCCATGCTTTACGAGGAAATGAAGCAGGACAACCGCCTGCGCCGGGTCCTGGGTCCCGTTCAGCTCACGAGCTTGGGGGTCGGCTGCATCATCGGCACGGGCATTTTCGTCTTGACCGGGGTGGCGGCCCACGACAAGGCCGGGCCCGCTTTGGTTCTTTCCTTCATGGTGGCGGGGCTGGCCTGCGTGCTGGCGGCCCTCTGCTACGCGGAGTTCGCCTCCATGGTCCCCGTGGCGGGATCGGCCTACACCTACGCCTACGCGACCTTGGGCGAGATTTTCGCCTGGATCATCGGCTGGGACCTGGTCCTCGAGTACACCGTGGCCTCGGCCACCGTGGCCCACGGCTGGTCTCATTACTTCCAGGATTTCATTGGGATATTCGGCCTCAAGATCCCGCACATTCTCGCCAACGCCCCCTTCGACTTCAATCCCGCGAGCGGGCACTTGGTGGCCACGGGCACTTGGTTCGACTTTCCCGCCATCGTGATCGCGGGAATCATCACCGCGATCCTCGTCATCGGCATCCAGGAGAGCGCCACCATCAACACCGCGATGGTGATCACCAAGGTGATCATCGTCTTCTTCGTGATCGCGGTCGGCGCCTTCTACGTGGATCCCAAGAATTGGTTTCCCTTCGCCCCCTTCGGCTACACCGGGGTGAGCTTGTTCGGAAAAACCCTCATGGGCCAGACCGGGGCCGGAGGCGAGCCCCTGGGCATGCTCGCGGGCTCGGCCATGATTTTCTTCGCCTACATCGGATTTGACTCGGTGTCCACCCACGCCGAGGAGGCCAAGAACCCCCAAAGAGACGTGCCCATCGGCATCATCGTCTCCCTGGTGCTCTGCACCGTGCTCTACATCGCCGTGGCCGCGGTTCTGACCGGCATGGTGCCTTACAACAAGATCAACATAGACGCTCCGGTCTCCGACGCCTTCCGCCAGGTCGGCCTGCCTTGGGCCCAGTTCTTGATCTCCCTGGGGGCCATCGCGGGCATCACCTCGGTGCTTCTCGTCCTGATGCTGAGCCAGCCTAGGGTCTTCCTCGCCATGGCCCGGGATGGCCTCGTGCCCGAGAGCATTTTCGGCGCCGTGCACCCGCGCTTCAAGACCCCCTGGAAATCCACCATCTTGACGGGAATCGTGGTGGCCCTCCTGGGAGCCTTCGTGCCGCTCAGAATACTCGCGGAGCTGGTCAACATCGGGACTTTGCTGGCTTTTGTCATCGTCTGCGCGGCCGTGCTCATCATGCGCAAAAGCCAGCCAGACGCCCCCCGGCCCTTCCGCTGCCCCATGGTTCCCCTCCTGCCCGTGATGGGGATACTGCTTTGCCTTCTCCTCATGTTCTCCTTGCCGGCGGAGAACTGGATCCGCCTCGTGGTCTGGCTCCTGCTCGGCTTCGGGATATACTTCGCCTACGGCCGGCACCACAGCGTGCTGGCCAAGGAGCGCTCCTGCGGCTCCTCGGAGAATACGGGGCAAGCCCCCGTGTGCGAGACCCAAGCCTAG